In Plasmodium chabaudi chabaudi strain AS genome assembly, chromosome: 9, the following proteins share a genomic window:
- a CDS encoding 60S ribosomal protein L38, putative, with the protein MPKQIHDIRKFLKISKKPDTTAVIIVKKKNKTKKNKIITKLKLRTKKCLYTMVFNDRTKAERIESSLLPTLKRIYYPQKKK; encoded by the coding sequence ATGCCAAAACAAATTCACGATATTCGTAAATTTTTGAAGATAAGCAAAAAACCTGATACCACTGCTGTTATTATTgtaaagaagaaaaataaaacaaagaaaaataaaataataacaaaattaaagttaagaacaaaaaaatgtttatatactATGGTTTTTAATGATCGTACTAAAGCCGAAAGAATTGAGAGCTCTTTATTACCAACTCTTAAAAGAATTTACTAcccacaaaaaaaaaagtaa
- a CDS encoding apicomplexan amino acid transporter ApiAT4, putative yields the protein MTGYDMPSSLDELLRKDEIRESSKQTTPYNISRNIVLFLYVLLLVLTNRLFFGWPNLSNLLFRDDAYIWKCPKNSSGGYDRIPGKRYVCEDQDKAVQTIFIFGSSGYFAFSFFNGLIVDYLGSRLSMLLGHILNLIGWILLVMSGEKFDAYVVGGVLMAASIDLGSFATLNASGLFPGNENLIVNIISGAGSLSPGVMTILDIIITRYNFNFKTFMLCYMGISVGFFFILSIFFFPKSRYYRQYEFDNYYNAKEFVLRDRLENGNSDSHSNKQIISYKNTPKKSELMNIKSNKNCGFLKSKYFRDLLNILTCSHFLCLWIYGPLNAIYNTFYYSVVENILSKEKNDLLGYILPFSVIPCIILGNLSDKFGVMIIIIYELTFALFMYGFSFFKSNVAHWISVISNVLYSACANGQIWTFISYTFSSKYQSTLIGLLNFVCGVVSFARILLLDWAKSVNYDFTYINLLIIGFIIINAIIAIILGLIIKYKGDKVKYGDEDLDS from the coding sequence ATGACAGGATATGACATGCCATCGTCATTAGACGAACTTTTAAGAAAAGATGAAATAAGGGAATCATCAAAACAAACTACtccatataatataagCAGAAATATtgtgttatttttatatgtctTGTTACTTGTATTAACAAATCGTTTGTTTTTTGGATGGCCAAATTTATCAAACTTATTATTTAGAGAtgatgcatatatatggaaaTGCCCTAAAAATTCAAGTGGGGGATATGATAGAATTCCTGGTAAAAGATATGTATGTGAAGATCAAGATAAAGCAGTtcaaacaatttttatatttggaTCATCTGGATATTTtgcattttcatttttcaatGGATTAATAGTTGATTACTTAGGTTCTCGACTTAGTATGCTATTAGgtcatatattaaatttgatTGGATGGATACTATTAGTTATGTCAGGAGAAAAATTTGATGCATATGTTGTAGGTGGAGTACTAATGGCCGCAAGTATTGATTTAGGATCATTTGCAACATTAAATGCATCGGGTTTATTTCCAGGAAATGAGAATTTAAtagttaatataatatcagGTGCTGGATCGTTATCACCAGGAGTAATGACAATTTtagatataattataacacgatataattttaatttcaaaaCCTTTATGTTATGTTATATGGGTATAAGTGTTGgctttttctttattttatcaatattCTTTTTCCCAAAATCTAGATATTATAGGCAATATGAGTttgataattattataatgcaAAAGAATTTGTTTTAAGAGATCGTCTTGAAAATGGAAATTCCGATTCCCATAGCAACAAACAAATAATcagttataaaaatacaccaaaaaaaagtgaattaatgaatattaaaagtaataaaaattgtggATTTTTAAAGTCAAAATATTTCAgagatttattaaatatacttACGTGTAGCCATTTCTTATGTTTATGGATATATGGACCTTTAAatgcaatatataatacattttattatagtgttgttgaaaatatattatcaaaagaGAAGAATGATTTGCTTGGATATATCTTACCATTTTCTGTAATTCCTTGTATTATATTAGGAAATTTATCAGATAAATTTGGTGTAATgattatcataatttatgaattaacatttgctttatttatgtatggatttagtttttttaaatcaaatGTTGCACACTGGATCTCAGTTATTTcaaatgttttatattcagCTTGTGCAAACGGACAGATATGGAcatttatatcatatacATTTAGTTCAAAATATCAATCAACATTAATTggattattaaattttgtttgtgGTGTTGTATCATTTGCTCGTATCTTATTACTTGACTGGGCCAAAAGTGTAAATTATGATTTtacttatattaatttacttattattggatttattattattaatgcGATAATAGCAATTATCCTTGGTcttatcataaaatataaaggcGACAAAGTCAAGTATGGAGATGAAGATTTggattcataa
- a CDS encoding 26S protease regulatory subunit 6A, putative: MNVENIFENEQVNVEEIEVLSNPEIRTRISLIDTEIKILKNEHTRLKNEYKNIQEKIKDNVEKIHLNKMLPYLVANVVESLDLQDDEDEQEPKDEYDLYDNPNSTNNTIYGNKSKSTPEEGFRDIDDEKRGKCMVIKTSTRQTIFLPVPGLIEASELKPGDLVGVNKDSYLIIDKLPPEYDNRVKAMEVIEKPTEDYSDIGGLDKQIEDLVEAIVLPMLHKEKFEKIGIKPPKGVLMHGPPGTGKTLLARACASQTNATFLKLAGPQLVQMFIGDGAKMVRDAFNLAKEKAPAIIFIDELDAIGTKRFDSELSGDREVQRTMLELLNQLDGFSTDETVKVIAATNRPDTLDPALLRSGRLDRKIELPHPNEESRARILQIHSRKMNVHKDVNFEELARSTDDFNGAQLKAVCVEAGMIALRRGATEIDHEDFIEGITSVLSKKKSTLNYFT, from the coding sequence atgaacgtagaaaatatttttgaaaatgagCAGGTAAATGTAGAAGAAATAGAAGTATTATCAAATCCCGAAATAAGAACCCGAATTAGTTTAATAGATactgaaataaaaatattaaaaaatgaacatacaagattaaaaaatgaatataaaaatatacaagaaaaaataaaagataatgttgaaaaaatacatttaaataaaatgcttCCATATCTAGTTGCTAATGTGGTTGAATCTTTAGACTTACAAGATGATGAAGATGAACAAGAACCCAAAGATGAATATgatttatatgataatcCTAATAGTACAAATAATACTatatatggaaataaatcaaaaagtACACCTGAAGAGGGTTTTCGTGACATTGATGATGAGAAAAGAGGGAAGTGTATGGTAATTAAAACTTCAACAAGGcaaactatatttttacctGTACCTGGTCTTATTGAAGCATCTGAATTAAAGCCTGGAGATTTAGTTGGAGTAAATAAAGATagttatttaattattgaTAAATTACCTCCTGAGTATGATAATAGAGTTAAAGCTATGGAAGTTATAGAAAAACCTACCGAAGATTATTCAGATATTGGTGGGTTAGATAAACAAATTGAAGACTTAGTAGAAGCCATTGTTTTACCTATGTTacataaagaaaaatttgaaaaaatcgGAATAAAACCTCCTAAGGGAGTATTAATGCATGGACCACCAGGTACAGGAAAAACTTTATTAGCAAGAGCTTGTGCATCACAAACAAATgcaacttttttaaaattagcTGGCCCACAATTAGTTCAAATGTTTATTGGTGATGGCGCAAAAATGGTAAGAGATGCTTTTAATCTAGCTAAAGAAAAAGCACCagctattatttttatcgaTGAATTAGATGCTATTGGAACAAAAAGATTTGATAGTGAATTATCAGGTGATAGAGAAGTACAAAGAACTATGCTTGAACTTCTAAATCAATTAGATGGTTTTAGTACTGATGAAACAGTTAAAGTTATTGCAGCTACTAATAGGCCAGATACATTAGATCCTGCTTTATTAAGATCAGGAAGATTAGATAGAAAAATAGAATTACCACACCCAAATGAAGAATCAAGAGCTAGAATTTTACAAATACATTCAAGAAAAATGAATGTACATAAAGATGTTAATTTTGAAGAATTGGCTAGATCTACTGACGATTTTAATGGTGCACAATTAAAAGCCGTTTGTGTTGAAGCAGGAATGATAGCTTTAAGAAGAGGTGCAACTGAAATAGATCATGAAGACTTTATTGAAGGTATTACTTCagttttatcaaaaaagaaaagcaCACTTAACTATTTTACCTAA
- a CDS encoding 60S acidic ribosomal protein P0, putative — translation MAKLSKAQKKQIYMDKLSSLIQQYNKILIVHVDNVGSDQMASVRQSLRGKATILMGKNTRIRTALKKNLQAVPQIEKLLPLVKLNMGFVFCKDDLSEVRSIILQNKSPAPARLGVIAPIDVFIPPGPTGMDPSHTSFFQSLGISTKIVKGQIEIQENVHLIKQGEKVTASSATLLQKFNMKPFSYGVDVRTVYDDGVIYDAKVLDITEEDILAKFSKGVANVAALSRSVGIITEASYPHVFVEAFKNIVALVIDTDYTFPMMQKIKDMVENPQAYAAAPAAASSAPKDEPKKEEAKKEEEEEDEEDGFMGFGMFD, via the coding sequence ATGGCAAAGTTATCGAAGGCACAaaagaaacaaatttatatggaCAAATTGAGTTCCTTGATCCAAcaatacaataaaatattaattgttCATGTAGACAATGTCGGATCAGATCAGATGGCTAGTGTTCGCCAAAGTTTGAGAGGAAAGGcaacaattttaatggGAAAAAACACAAGAATAAGAACAGCACTCAAAAAGAACTTACAAGCAGTACCTcaaatagaaaaattattaccattagtaaaattaaatatgggttttgttttttgtaAAGATGATTTATCTGAAGTTAGAAGTATAATTCTTCAAAACAAATCACCTGCACCAGCTAGATTAGGTGTTATCGCCCCAATTGATGTTTTTATTCCCCCTGGACCAACAGGTATGGATCCATCACATACCTCCTTTTTTCAGTCTCTTGGTATATCaacaaaaattgttaaagGACAAATTGAAATACAAGAAAATGTACATTTGATTAAACAAGGGGAAAAAGTAACAGCATCTTCCGCTACacttttacaaaaatttaatatgaaaCCATTTTCATATGGTGTTGATGTTAGAACAGTATATGATGATGGTGTCATTTATGATGCAAAAGTTTTAGATATAACCGAAGAAGATATTTTAgcaaaattttcaaaaggTGTAGCTAATGTAGCTGCATTATCTAGATCTGTTGGTATAATCACAGAAGCTTCCTATCCTCATGTATTTGTTGAAGCCTTTAAGAATATCGTAGCTTTGGTCATAGATACAGATTACACATTCCCAATgatgcaaaaaataaaagatatgGTTGAAAACCCACAAGCTTATGCTGCTGCACCAGCTGCCGCTTCAAGTGCTCCAAAAGATGAACCCAAAAAAGAAGAAGCTAAAAAGGAAGAAGAGGAAGAAGACGAGGAAGATGGCTTCATGGGATTTGGAATGTTtgattaa
- a CDS encoding phosphoacetylglucosamine mutase, putative, with product MEMHNKSEFYKKIYTCIEECIPNYVVENSVQFESTVEVFYGNSGFRGKYKNKRCDLINVLNKSGIILGLLFIKYNYELAKKYNLLESESGIDNIIDIVNKNKIKWMNVGIIITASHNPADENGIKIVDKNGRQINEIYENYLTELSNKHLKYIKENKHNNCKIEDVINNIIDMIVHIFLKEIQINLYDDKIYNQIKKLDHIIYYSNIYNQLFKANICIGFDTRNSGPHLNNIIINSLNSLNISRCINNMCYITTPSMHSLVYIFNSEFENDLIHNIFSQLTKNKVCKMKTDLDYLTSYNLKELKNVKDLYFNLSERYNIEIDDTNGRSDSNILAYNSDQFYFDYFIYLFNNLYNYINNIYDNILIKNCKEEIIFTDCSNGITSLKIDLFNDVFTILKKKIWKFNSLQNDNDVLNFECGAEYVYNKRKVPSNMPINYCSNSKCCAFDGDADRIIYFFSKYDNFENEIEILDGPKIVCLLFKCIIKILSNICIKTEKQNEEMKKIDINIIHTAYVNFAFIHYINNVIKNISTEIPIFNYININIICTKTGMKNLDYIARKSSIGILFESNGHGSIYADSSNLDAWAKQWDIQKDPYFIALKKYLLFFNQTTGDAIVDFIAIELSLTFLNLSINEWNLFYTPIPSLYINIECPRCILNKIIPHPQHELYLIEPKGLQNKIDEIVKEIDIKYGRCFIRPSGTENLIRIYAEAETIKQMNEILHKVREAVIDYINHS from the coding sequence atggaaatgcATAACAAGAGcgaattttataaaaaaatatatacatgtattGAAGAATGCATTCCAAATTATGTAGTAGAGAACAGTGTCCAATTTGAATCAACTGTTGAAGTGTTTTATGGTAATAGTGGGTTTAGaggtaaatataaaaataagagatgcgatttaattaatgttttaaataaaagtgGAATCATATTAGGACTACTATTTATTAAGTATAATTATGAGTtagcaaaaaaatacaaccTTCTTGAATCAGAATCTGGAATAGATAACATTATTGatattgtaaataaaaataaaattaaatggaTGAACGTAGGAATTATTATCACTGCATCTCATAACCCAGCTGATGAAAAtggtataaaaattgttgaTAAAAACGGAAgacaaataaatgaaatatatgaaaattatttaactGAACTTTCTAATAAAcatttgaaatatataaaagagaataaacataataattgtaaaattgaagatgttattaataatataattgatatgattgttcatatatttttaaaagaaattcaAATTAATCTTTAcgatgataaaatatataatcaaataaaaaagctagatcatattatatattactcgaatatatataatcaatTGTTTAAagcaaatatatgcataggTTTTGACACACGTAATAGTGGACCGCACCTaaacaatataattataaattcattgaactctttaaatatttcaagatgtataaataatatgtgtTATATAACAACACCATCTATGCATTCCCttgtctatatttttaattccgaatttgaaaatgatttgattcataatattttttctcaactaacgaaaaataaagtttgtaaaatgaaaacagaTCTAGATTACCTTACTTCATACAATTTAAAAGAGCTGAAAAATGTTAAGGATCTTTATTTCAATTTATCTGAACGATACAACATCGAAATTGATGATACAAATGGTAGAAGTGATTCAAACATTTTAGCTTATAATAGTGATcagttttattttgattattttatttatttatttaataatttgtataattatataaacaatatttatgataacattttaataaaaaattgtaaagaagaaattatatttacagaTTGTTCAAATGGTATTACAAGTTTAAAAATCGACCTGTTTAATGATgtatttacaattttaaaaaaaaaaatatggaaattTAATTCGTtacaaaatgataatgatgTCCTAAATTTTGAATGTGGTGCagaatatgtttataataaaagaaaagttCCATCAAATATGCCAATCAATTATTGTAGTAATTCAAAATGCTGTGCATTTGATGGTGATGCAGAtagaataatttattttttttctaaatatgataatttcGAAAATGAAATTGAAATTTTAGATGGACCGAAAATAGTTTGCTTATTGTttaaatgtataataaaaatattatctaacatatgtataaaaacagaaaaacaaaatgaagaaatgaaaaaaattgatataaatattatacacactgcatatgtaaattttgcctttatacattatataaataatgtaataaaaaatataagtacAGAGATccctatttttaattatattaatattaatataatatgcacAAAAACTGGTATGAAAAATCTTGATTATATAGCTCGAAAATCTTCCATaggtatattatttgaatcGAATGGACATGGTTCTATATATGCGGATTCATCGAATTTAGATGCATGGGCAAAACAATGGGATATTCAAAAAGatccatattttattgcattaaaaaaatatttacttttttttaatcaaaCAACGGGAGATGCTATAGTTGATTTTATAGCTATTGAATTATCTTTAACTTTTCTAAATTTAAGCATAAACGAATGGAATCTATTTTATACTCCTATTccttcattatatataaatatagaatgTCCTAGATGCATATTAAACAAGATTATACCACATCCACAACATGAATTATACTTGATAGAACCCAAAggtttacaaaataaaattgatgaaattgtaaaagaaatagatataaaatatggaagATGTTTTATTAGACCCTCAGGAACTGAAAATTTAATTCGAATATATGCAGAAGCAGAAAcgataaaacaaatgaacGAAATTCTTCATAAAGTTCGAGAAGCAGTAATTGACTATATTAATCATAGTTGA